The DNA window GCCATGAAGGGCCTGATCGGTACGAAGTACTGCCTGGCCGTCAACTCCTGCACCTCGGCCCTGGTGGCGGCGTACCGTGCCCTGGGCATCGGGGCGGGTGACGAGGTCATCGTGCCCGCCTACACGTTCTTCGCCACCTCGGCGACCGTCGCCTCGTCGAACGCCATCCCGGTGATCGTCGACGTGGACGAGACCCTCTGCCTCGACCC is part of the Phycisphaerae bacterium genome and encodes:
- a CDS encoding aminotransferase encodes the protein MWDLSAEAKGKIKDLLAAEPNVGGPHLFRYYNPKPSRVAAAEEAMKGLIGTKYCLAVNSCTSALVAAYRALGIGAGDEVIVPAYTFFATSATVASSNAIPVIVDVDETLCLDP